ctctattccttctctcttccttctttctctctttctacttgctgCGGGTTCTCTGATCAGCTTTGTGACATGTCACAAATACGTTCATTCAGAGCTTTGACCTTGCgtggtcaagcacgttggaggACCGTGCAGGGAGCTGTAGACAATTCCAGTCGTCATCATCCTCGAATGCTTTAAATAGCATGTCCACCATCTCTGCTCCGACCAACTCTAACTTCGGCGGCTCCCACTGTGTTCATCAAACAAGAATCAGGCTCAAGCTCAACCTCGTGCATTAATTCATCCAAATTGTAAGAAAAACCGTTTGTCCAAAAAGGCTAAGCTGTTAGGAAACGGTCAAATGATGTATTATTAGCATATGACTTGATACAATCCTAGCTTACACCATGCCTTATTACCTTACACAAACGATTATAGGATCTCCAATCTCTGCGAGGCTTTAATGATTGTCTCTTGAACTCAATGAAGTTTAAGTACTTGGATTTTTATTGTAAGGATAATATACAACAGACTATAATTTGTTGTTGCAGCATATACCCTTCTCTCATTTATCAGTCAAGAGAAATTTATGATTTGGaccgtcttcgtcttcgtttaGCCAATGCACAACAAATGACAGATAAAGCCAAGTACCAATCAAAAGGTTTTGGACGTAAAAAGAAGATGTCTAAAGCACGATGTCATCACCATATTAAATGACAAATAAACTGATACATCGTTGCTCTTTCTAGCTGAAGTTTCAAGATCCATCTCAACAAGTCAAATAGCAGGTTGATAGTCTATATGCTTGTACCTTGGGTTTTTTGTCTTTATCGAAAAAAATTGCCCTTGAACCCTGCACCAAAACGGATTCACCAATGCATTACACAAATCGATGAAGAGAAGGATACATACGACACAAGACAGACACCCTTGGCGAATGCTCTAGTTGCCAAGATATCATATGGTCTATAGATATTTTAGATCATGTTCATCTGTACCATTGATCATATAAGCTTCACAGTTGGACCCACATAATCAATGATTGAGATGGTATTGATCTATGTGGTTCATAGTTCATGAAATAACTTCTCGGCCAGTGGAGAGTTGCTTATAAAAGTGACGTGAGAAATCAAAAGTTCCCATTGGATACTTGAATATGTCCTACCTATTAAAATATCCAGTTAGAGTTAGTACCTCATAGTAGTCATTGGTGATCTTCCTTCGCACGATGTTGCAAAAGACGGTGTACTCGCGAGCTAGACATTGTTCAATCGTCTGACCACGTCCTTCTCTTATCTAATAACCATCAAGATCCACAAGTTCTTTTAGCTGTTAGATGCAATATGCCATGCTCCTTGTAATGTTACACATAAATGATAGATATCCATGAGTACCATGTACCCAACAACTGCTGGAACAAGCATACACAGACATAAATGTACGTACGCAAAGAGTTAGTTTATAACTGGAAAACTCCCATTCCATTCTAACACAAACTGCTGAGTACTTTCTACTTTCAAATTCCCATCTGCACACACCCTATAAGAGTAGATTTTGAGAAGTGGAAGATATCTGTCGAATTTCACTATCATTGGAAAGCGCGTTACTTTGTATAAATTACCACTAAGCTGGATAGTATACGTTTTGTTTTGCATATTACCGATCTCAGAGAAATCTTTAGGCTGGTCGGACTAGCAGACTTCATACTGTTCACTGCCTCGGCGATCCATTTCTCTGCCAAGTTATTTAGCAGCTCCTCCTCCTGCACCGCGAAAGTATCTCAGCTGTGCAactagaaaagaagaaggagaaagaattCAAACCAACGTGTGCTTACAAGAGAATGTAATATGCCCTCCACCGTCTGTCTTGAAAAACATCTGTTTATGCTCTTCAATCTATTCCAACAATGAAGAGTTGTTGATGTAAGAGAATATATTCGACAGGAAGAGAGTGAAGTCCTAGAGTAGAACATCAGCAACCTTTTGTGGAGTTCTTCCTCTTTCATATTGGATTTGCACGCATAATTGTTGATGACCGACAATATGTCTGATGCATTTGACGAATCCACCGAAGAGAGAGCATGCTCTAGAAGAGGAAGATCCTATCGAGAAAATAGAGGGTTAACCATATACATATAAAAGACAAACTAAAATCGTATTGGTTATCCGATACATCTAATGCGtcgcctttttccttttaaatattaaataacaaAGCGAGCAAGTTTTGGAATCGCTACCATCCAGTTACctttgaaaagacaaaatgaGTTGCGAGGCCACATGCAAGCATTGTTTCTCCATCCAGCCGTGCTCCGGTTAATCCTAGATATTCACCTGCTTGATGTAACATCACTTGTAAAATCTAAAGGATAggataatctaatctaatctagaTATTCGATAATTAAAAAGCTTGGCacaatacacacacacacacacacacacacacacactaattggtcaattaaaatTTGACAATGTGGCACAAATACAAAGACGTCCAAAATGAGAAGATCCATACATTGTACTTCTCTTCCTACAATGGACAGTATGTGTATAATGGGTTCATCtgaagtgaaaaaagaaaagaaaaagctgtTCAGAATTACCAAAGTAACCGGGAAGCTTGGGTAGGAAATGAGATGCACCCACATCAGGAAAGATTCCGAGTATTGCTTCAGGCATTGCAAATACCTGCAACACCAGGAATCGAAACACTCTTCAAAAAGATTCATTTTCTGTAGTTTCAAGCAAGTTTTTATCAGATGTCTCAGAAGATGCATTATGATGAACAAAGCTCATCTGCAAACATCATTCATCACCATTGAGTCCGGTTATagaaatcaaatgaatttataaatgAGGGCTATCTACCGTCTTCTCTGTCACGACTCTAAAGCTTGCGTGCATGGAGAGTCCAGCGCCGCCGCCCATTACCACTCCATTGGTGAGGCATACCTTTGAGGTCATtcatatgaaaaagaaaatgtttaagTTGATTTTGACGGAATTGCTAGCTTTAACTACAGATACTTATCGTTTGGTTCATCAGCCATGGAAGTACTGCATAAGAAGAAAAGCCCCCAAATCTCACCAAAGGCTTTTTATAGGTGGCTATCAAGTGATCCAAGGTGAGTTGTTTCTTGTAAAAGCTTGCTCCAAAGCTCCAATGTCCTGAATGATTTCAGAGATACCAGAATTTACTCAGATTATAAGATAAAgttatcaactcttatttgagttagttATGAACgtatatttgattattttttcgTATCTTTGAcagtctatttttaaaatattttcccaactATTGTttacatattcttttttttttggtcgaaattgtTTACATATTCTAACAAAGCCTTAACTTTACCAAGTATTATGTCAAATTAACAAGTGTTGGTAGCTCAATAacttaattaggaaaaaatgTCACCATTTACTCGTTTTTACTAATGGTTTTTTGTAGCACTCATTAAAACTTATCGAAATTTAacagcacaaaaaaaaattccaatttttgtACACGAAACATTATAATTTTGCATGTATATATGGCTGTCCCCCAAATATTGTAAGTTTTTTGGAAACGAATACCATATCTCTTGCATATTTCAAGGGTCACAGTTATATTAAACACAATCAAAAAAGAGCAAATCCGGATTTGATCACCTGTTAACATGGAGCagatattttggaaaacatcACCGCCCGCACAAAATGCTTTCCCGTTTCCCTGATGAATATTTGATCAAGAGGCGAAGAATAACATAGAGTGTAAATCAGCTAATGCATATCCAAGAGAACATATCATTGATCAGATGGAGCATGATCAATCGAATTTGAATCTAAATGTATACACTAGATGAAATCTTGAAACGCCTCCACTGTTATTTGCTTAAATATGTACTAGCACCTCAGTAGGGAGAAAGGACAGAGATAAATACAACCTCCAATTACCTTCAAGATGACAGCATTGACAGTAGGATCGTCCTCGTAGATCTTCAACTTGCTAAACATCTGAGAAATCTGCGCGCTCAGAGGAGACGCACTTGAGTAATGGACCTGCGTAAAtgagtaaaagaaagaagagagggtCGCACCATTTCGAGATTGAGGGAGTTTAACTTGGAAGGCCGGTTCAAGATCACCTTTCTCACTCCCGAATGCTCTTCAAACAGCACCTGCCAAACGCAAATGAAATCATGGTCTTTCAGGGCACCAAGCATGGCTTCTATTTAAATTGTTGGAGATCAATGAGTAGACAAGACAGACCGGCTGCTCGGTCAAGTCTCTGCGGAACAACTCGGTAGAGCTCAGAGACTGCATATtcattatctctctctccctccctctacctccctctccctccctctctctctctctctctctctctctctctctctctgtgctctctcctcctcctaTTTGGGCTGCGCAGGGTCAAGGAAGGAAGCTCAGTTCCTATTTATAAGCAGATCCAGTAATCCTGTCATGACATTTAACCAAGTTTGTCCTACTCAATACTTCATGCACATACGCAACCTCATTCATATATTCGGCCTCCCCAGTATTGTTGATGAGCAAACGTCTTCGAATTACACTATCAAAGATTATAAAATGTTCGGATGACCAGAATTTGAAGCCTCAGCTATGGGAGGTGCGTACGTCAGCATGATTACGTAATTCATGTTCCAACAATCGTCAAGTTTGGCCATTGCATGACCCGTTCGTATGCTGTCAAAATCAATAATGAATCTTATCTGGGGAGAAGTAGAATAAACAAAGACTCATCAGGTCTTGCACGGGGAAAAGGCCTCCTGACACAATCAGCTTTCTCTGTCCTTGTCCTTTGGTGGAATCATTTTTCATCAGCATTGCAGATACCATGTTCTTGGGGGAGTAATGTTGGCAGTCAGACACTGTGTCTTTCCTTGGGATTCAATTTGGTGCGCTCTCCTCCCATTTCCTTCACGAGAGAATCTTAACCTAGTACAGCAATATGTATTTATTCAACTAATTGATTGGCCTGTAGTGGAAGCAGTTAAGACAAAGGAAAGCACCTTTTTGAGCACTTCTTATATTAACTAGCTGAAACTTGAAAGCTGTAACGATCATCAGTTTTAGAGAGAGATTCTATACCATTTAACGAATTGGCGGTCAACATAGGAATACGCCCTTAGTCTGTTTATAACTCTTGCATCGGTGCTATGTTACCCTAGCTTCTTTCATGATGTAAACGAAGGCTTTTGGCTCACTCTTCCCAATGCATTGCATCGAGACAGAGGAGCCTACTCATTACCTAATATTTTATCTATTTCTCGAGGCAAAAGAGGGTCTAGATCCGTCCCCTTTAAACGAAGGTACTAAATTACAAGTTGCTCCAATATTTATAGTCTTAAATGATCAAGTGGCGATTTTAAAGCCAACCCAATTGCTTAACTTTCTCACGGGTTCCCTTGATCACGGTAGACAATCCACCGCTagttattatatttaattaccaATGCCCATGTTAGCATACCATCAGAATACTTAAATACATATTAGGTAGCTTTAGCTTTTACCATTTGATATAGtgaacttataattttttttttctgggagaTTATTACCAATAGGTTCGATGACATTGTGTCCACAAATTGAAATACTAACTCATTGTCATGACCTTCTCATAGTGAATTTTCGAGGAaaagtaaatggattattaagcaAACACTTAGCGTAGACTCTTCTAAATCCATACCAATCGCAACAttgggttttaaattaattCATTAAACATGCAGATTAATTCATGTTGGAGTCATTGCTAATTTATtttgggttgattagaaactcaagtaaaatgTGGGATAATAAAtggtttgttttgtttctaATATATAATATCAAACTTCTTAGGCCAAGGTGCCATGTGAATGTTTGCTTTCAATGAATTGTGAGGGCTAAATGCTATAACTCGTTATTGATAGTTATTTTTTCATCACTCAAAGTTTGATGCTTGGCATATTTGGTTTCTAATGTAGATGCGCACGACTTTGCGTTGGGGCCTCTGCTTTCAATTCTAGCTCGtagttaaatttttatttagacCAATGCTTatacttaaaagaaatattatgatAGAATTGAGCTTTTCTTGATCTTGATCTAATCGATCCCAATTTATTTAGAGCAACAACGATTGAGCTTGATACAATCTATGTAGGATCCATATCGAGTTTCTATGCTTAGTCTTTTCCATAGAACTTCCTATATGTTTGGTAAACTAATGACTGTAGCTTTGATGCCCTTTTATTACCGGAGATAGGAAAGAAGATACAGATATAAGATGATTAAGTCGGATTGCTTGTTAAAGATAATATATGCTCTGTTGCTGGATACGACATCGCTGGACGGTGGTTATTTAGGTCCCAGAAGTCTATGTCAACATCAATTTTGAGAGCCTAATAAAGAATTTGTCTATTAGCACGCGAGATTACTCAGTAACCAATATTCTACCTAGTCTTTAATTATTATGTATAATTACTTATTCCAATGCAAAACATACCATCAACATATTTATATACAGATTAGATATCTTTATCCTTTACCTAATAATACCGttgattaataatttttcaagagGTTACTACCAATAGGTTCGGCAACATTTTGTTATCATATTGAGTTACTAAGTCATCACAGTGATAATCAGTTGACCTTTATGGTCATACGAAACACAg
This genomic stretch from Eucalyptus grandis isolate ANBG69807.140 chromosome 3, ASM1654582v1, whole genome shotgun sequence harbors:
- the LOC104438622 gene encoding probable 3-hydroxyisobutyryl-CoA hydrolase 3, whose translation is MNMQSLSSTELFRRDLTEQPVLFEEHSGVRKVILNRPSKLNSLNLEMISQMFSKLKIYEDDPTVNAVILKGNGKAFCAGGDVFQNICSMLTGHWSFGASFYKKQLTLDHLIATYKKPLVCLTNGVVMGGGAGLSMHASFRVVTEKTVFAMPEAILGIFPDVGASHFLPKLPGYFGEYLGLTGARLDGETMLACGLATHFVFSKDLPLLEHALSSVDSSNASDILSVINNYACKSNMKEEELHKRLKSINRCFSRQTVEGILHSLEEELLNNLAEKWIAEAVNSMKSASPTSLKISLRSIREGRGQTIEQCLAREYTVFCNIVRRKITNDYYEGSRAIFFDKDKKPKWEPPKLELVGAEMVDMLFKAFEDDDDWNCLQLPARSSNVLDHARSKL